A stretch of Shewanella dokdonensis DNA encodes these proteins:
- a CDS encoding riboflavin synthase — translation MFTGIIEAVGRLSRIERRGDDIRLTVSSGKLDLNDVQLGDSIATNGVCLTVVERLADGYVADISAETVSLTGFNHYQVGQAVNLEKAVTPSTRLGGHLVSGHVDGLARVLEISARGQATEYWLEAPQALARYIAHKGSIAIDGVSLTVNEVSGNRFRLTIVPHTSGETTMPLLKAGDRVNLEVDQIARYLERLMQQTSAEQASGGVSLAQLARAGFIR, via the coding sequence ATGTTTACCGGGATCATTGAGGCCGTTGGTCGCCTCAGCCGTATTGAGCGCCGCGGAGATGATATTCGTCTAACCGTGTCCAGCGGCAAGCTGGATTTAAACGATGTGCAGTTAGGTGACAGTATCGCCACCAATGGCGTATGCCTGACCGTGGTTGAGCGGTTAGCCGATGGCTATGTTGCCGATATCTCGGCGGAAACCGTCAGTCTCACTGGTTTTAACCATTATCAAGTTGGTCAGGCAGTGAACCTGGAAAAAGCCGTCACGCCCAGCACTCGCCTAGGCGGACATCTGGTCAGTGGTCATGTCGATGGACTGGCGCGGGTACTGGAAATTAGCGCCCGTGGTCAGGCCACCGAATACTGGCTGGAAGCGCCGCAGGCGTTAGCGCGTTATATTGCCCACAAAGGTTCGATTGCGATTGATGGCGTCAGCCTGACCGTCAATGAAGTCAGTGGTAACCGTTTCCGTTTGACCATAGTGCCACACACGTCTGGCGAAACCACCATGCCATTGTTGAAAGCGGGCGATAGGGTCAATCTGGAAGTGGATCAGATTGCGCGCTACTTGGAGCGGTTGATGCAACAGACATCAGCAGAACAAGCCAGTGGTGGCGTTTCACTGGCGCAACTTGCTCGGGCTGGATTTATCCGCTAG
- the ribD gene encoding bifunctional diaminohydroxyphosphoribosylaminopyrimidine deaminase/5-amino-6-(5-phosphoribosylamino)uracil reductase RibD: MWSTTDIAMMSRAIMLARRGRYTTRPNPNVGCVMVDSHGTIVGEGWHQRAGGPHAEVNAWRMAGDKARGATAYVTLEPCSHYGRTPPCAKGLIEHGLKRVVIAMTDPNPQVAGRGIAMLQDAGIEVVSGLLADEARQLNPGFLSRMERGRPYVTVKLAASLDGKTALANGESKWITGTAARQDVQRLRALNCAVITGIGTVLADDPSMNVRYPQLGYLQQQLSEDELLQPLRVVLDSACRMPLNARLLQLPGAVLLVSCQPYPSEFIKALPAHVQCVQFPGTDGRIDLAALLQHLGQDCNSVLVEAGAILCGAFVSSGLADQLILYQAPKILGAAGRNLLQLPSFQTLSQIPALQLIEQRKVGVDNRLTLKLGC; encoded by the coding sequence ATGTGGTCAACAACTGATATCGCCATGATGAGCCGGGCAATTATGCTGGCTCGCCGTGGCCGTTATACCACTCGCCCCAATCCCAACGTTGGCTGCGTTATGGTCGATAGTCATGGCACCATAGTTGGAGAAGGTTGGCATCAGCGCGCGGGTGGCCCGCATGCCGAAGTTAATGCTTGGCGCATGGCGGGCGATAAAGCCCGCGGTGCTACGGCTTATGTCACGCTGGAGCCTTGTAGTCACTATGGGCGTACGCCGCCTTGTGCTAAAGGCCTAATTGAGCACGGCCTGAAACGGGTAGTGATTGCCATGACTGACCCTAACCCGCAGGTGGCCGGCCGCGGTATTGCTATGTTGCAAGATGCGGGAATCGAAGTCGTCAGCGGCTTGTTAGCCGACGAAGCCAGACAACTGAATCCAGGATTTTTATCACGGATGGAACGTGGCCGGCCGTATGTGACGGTAAAACTGGCGGCCAGTCTTGACGGTAAAACCGCGCTGGCGAACGGCGAGTCAAAATGGATTACTGGCACCGCAGCTCGGCAAGATGTTCAGCGGCTACGCGCATTAAACTGTGCAGTTATCACCGGCATTGGAACTGTGCTGGCTGATGATCCTTCCATGAATGTGCGTTATCCGCAGTTGGGATATTTGCAGCAACAACTCAGCGAAGATGAGCTGTTACAACCCTTACGGGTGGTGCTGGATAGTGCTTGTCGGATGCCGCTTAATGCCCGCCTACTTCAGTTACCTGGCGCGGTGCTGCTGGTGAGTTGCCAGCCATATCCCTCTGAATTTATCAAGGCGCTGCCAGCGCATGTGCAATGTGTGCAGTTCCCCGGCACTGATGGCCGTATCGATTTAGCGGCGCTGCTGCAACATCTGGGGCAAGACTGCAACTCAGTATTAGTCGAAGCTGGTGCTATTTTATGTGGCGCTTTTGTGAGTAGTGGCTTGGCCGATCAGCTAATTTTGTATCAAGCTCCCAAAATTCTTGGCGCTGCTGGCCGCAATTTATTGCAGTTGCCGTCATTCCAGACGCTGTCACAAATTCCAGCACTACAATTAATTGAACAACGTAAAGTCGGCGTCGATAATCGCCTGACGCTGAAATTAGGGTGTTAA
- the glyA gene encoding serine hydroxymethyltransferase: protein MLKKSMNIADYDAELFQAIEDENRRQEEHIELIASENYTSPRVMQAQGSQLTNKYAEGYPGKRYYGGCEYVDVVENLAIDRAKQLFGATYANVQPHSGSQANYAVYMALLQPGDTVLGMNLAHGGHLTHGSPVNFSGKLFNIIPYGVDAQGKIDYAELETLALEHKPKMIIGGFSAYSGIVDWAKLREIADKVGAFLFVDMAHVAGLVAAGVYPSPIPHAHVVTTTTHKTLAGPRGGLILSAADDEDLYKKLNSAVFPGSQGGPLMHVIAGKAVAFKEALEPEFKAYQQQVVTNAKAMVEVFLERGYKIVSGGTDNHLMLVDLIGRELTGKEADAALGHANITVNKNSVPNDPRSPFVTSGIRIGTPAITRRGFKEAEAKLLTGWICDVLDNASDEAVIATVKAKVLELCARFPVYG, encoded by the coding sequence ATGCTGAAGAAGAGTATGAACATCGCCGATTATGATGCGGAGCTGTTCCAGGCTATTGAAGATGAGAACCGTCGTCAGGAAGAACACATTGAGCTGATCGCTTCCGAAAACTACACCAGTCCACGGGTCATGCAGGCCCAAGGCTCGCAGTTAACCAACAAGTACGCCGAAGGCTACCCTGGCAAGCGCTACTATGGTGGTTGTGAATATGTGGATGTTGTAGAAAACCTTGCGATTGACCGTGCTAAACAGCTGTTTGGTGCCACTTACGCCAACGTGCAGCCGCATTCAGGTTCGCAGGCAAACTATGCCGTTTATATGGCATTGTTACAGCCTGGCGACACTGTGTTGGGGATGAATCTGGCCCACGGCGGTCACTTGACTCATGGCTCTCCAGTTAACTTCTCTGGCAAGCTGTTCAATATTATTCCTTACGGTGTAGATGCACAGGGCAAGATTGATTACGCCGAACTGGAAACCTTGGCTTTGGAACATAAGCCTAAGATGATCATCGGTGGTTTCTCGGCTTACTCCGGTATCGTTGACTGGGCCAAATTGCGCGAAATCGCTGATAAAGTGGGCGCTTTCCTGTTTGTGGATATGGCACACGTTGCTGGTCTGGTGGCCGCAGGTGTTTACCCCAGCCCAATCCCACACGCACATGTGGTGACAACCACTACTCACAAAACATTGGCCGGGCCACGCGGTGGTTTGATCCTGTCTGCCGCCGATGATGAAGATCTGTATAAGAAACTCAACTCTGCGGTATTCCCTGGTAGTCAGGGTGGCCCACTGATGCACGTGATTGCCGGTAAAGCGGTGGCATTTAAAGAAGCGCTGGAACCTGAATTTAAAGCTTATCAGCAGCAGGTTGTGACCAACGCCAAGGCCATGGTTGAGGTGTTTCTGGAACGTGGCTACAAGATCGTTTCTGGTGGTACTGACAACCATCTGATGCTGGTAGATCTCATCGGTCGTGAACTGACCGGTAAAGAAGCCGATGCTGCCCTTGGCCATGCTAACATCACGGTTAACAAGAACTCAGTGCCTAACGACCCACGTTCACCTTTTGTGACTTCCGGTATCCGTATTGGCACACCTGCCATTACCCGCCGCGGTTTCAAAGAAGCAGAAGCCAAACTGCTGACTGGCTGGATCTGTGATGTCTTGGATAACGCCAGTGATGAAGCCGTCATTGCTACAGTCAAAGCCAAAGTGCTGGAACTGTGCGCCCGCTTCCCTGTTTACGGTTAA
- a CDS encoding alpha/beta hydrolase yields the protein MKVLLLPPLLALLTGCASYVASQIAEPQRHPAIINAPADFYSAMQLQQHYDCQSPCIHYVSGAPWPQSAQSTELQDSVFGGRTEITASDFQVQGTVVLLHGYGDNWSWMTPWSFYFQSRGFHTLMPDLPGQAGTTVADFSFGARDVNYLEPWFNQLPTTRPLIVLGHSMGAISATYLAKAIAADALVLLAPSSPLAQAAPSAAKAFDPFLSLLVPDASINAGTQQALKQLRIKDVDTDLRVMLNGWDKPTLVVSAQQDEVISQSWAAQLHSLQMQQYQQQGNHTAVLKPHQQEQQLMDRWLKTVLQLLGSTPAVQ from the coding sequence ATGAAAGTGTTACTGCTGCCACCGCTGCTAGCACTGCTAACGGGGTGCGCCAGTTATGTTGCCAGCCAGATTGCCGAGCCACAGCGACATCCCGCCATCATCAATGCGCCGGCAGATTTTTACAGTGCCATGCAGTTACAACAACACTATGATTGCCAATCGCCTTGTATCCATTATGTTAGCGGAGCACCCTGGCCCCAATCCGCACAGAGCACGGAGCTGCAAGACAGTGTCTTTGGTGGCAGAACCGAGATAACTGCCAGTGACTTTCAGGTTCAAGGAACCGTGGTGTTATTACACGGTTACGGTGATAACTGGAGCTGGATGACACCTTGGAGTTTCTATTTTCAGAGCCGCGGCTTTCATACGCTAATGCCAGACTTACCCGGGCAAGCGGGCACCACTGTGGCCGATTTCAGTTTCGGTGCCCGAGATGTCAATTATCTGGAACCTTGGTTTAATCAACTACCAACAACACGTCCGTTAATCGTGCTAGGGCACTCAATGGGGGCGATAAGCGCGACTTATCTAGCAAAAGCCATCGCTGCCGATGCTTTGGTATTATTAGCGCCCAGTAGCCCGTTAGCTCAGGCAGCCCCCAGTGCGGCAAAAGCCTTTGATCCTTTTTTGAGTTTGCTAGTTCCCGATGCCAGTATTAATGCTGGCACCCAACAAGCACTAAAACAACTGCGTATAAAAGATGTTGATACCGATCTTCGGGTCATGCTTAACGGTTGGGATAAGCCAACACTGGTTGTGAGTGCCCAGCAGGACGAAGTGATTTCGCAAAGCTGGGCGGCGCAACTGCATAGCTTGCAGATGCAGCAATATCAGCAACAGGGCAATCATACAGCCGTGCTAAAACCGCATCAGCAGGAACAACAGTTAATGGATAGATGGCTCAAAACCGTGCTGCAACTGCTGGGGTCAACACCAGCAGTGCAGTAA
- a CDS encoding PepSY domain-containing protein, whose amino-acid sequence MSGNWRQRISFRIHQWLGLASALVLLVVGATGALLALEDDITAMWPRPEVAVAERLLPMPELAPKLQLPGKMLQRIYLESEPQLPGRALYQDRQSKQREWRIFNPYTGEILGARPAISEFFAEVMALHRWLLLPNSIGSVITGTAALMAIILLIAGFIRRAPDRLSSIKDWLWWKRGSKGRLALWQFHAVLGTWLFIPIFIMALTGPWFAFDWYRSGLKQLLASPEPPTIKADANISADADAVWRSFLAVKPDGRYARWYLPREANGEVRVRYLEPDAPHSRAYSALTFDAAGHLLQQQRYAELRGGDYLLANMYAFHTGSYFGLPGRVIWSLSGLAFGSFAITGIWLFFNRRARPKEQASGTASTLIAYASQSGTAAAYGQRLKLWLEQQGQGVHLRSMANMQPQEFGAYQQVLLLAATYGEGQAPDSALLFQQQLAAAAVKLNHVNVAVLAFGDRQYQQFCAFGHWLAQRFSELGAATLLPLQEVDRGAEQALQDWSDALAQTLKLEHASLAADSWQSATLLENRCLNPGSDRPVHHLELALQGSWQAGDILEVLPIWSESRSRQHLQLQGLDGDVMVSTPAGIMPLWQAQAQYLEAFTVTEHGLTPQAYANAAAPLTARSYSIASMDNALQLMVRRVLNSNGFEGRASGALATAKVGSEWQVRLKPHSNFHLPPADVPLILLGAGTGLAPYLGF is encoded by the coding sequence ATGTCTGGAAATTGGCGTCAGCGAATCAGTTTTCGCATTCATCAGTGGTTGGGTCTTGCCAGCGCGTTGGTCCTGTTAGTTGTCGGTGCCACCGGGGCGCTGTTGGCGTTAGAAGATGATATAACGGCCATGTGGCCGAGGCCGGAAGTAGCAGTCGCTGAGCGTTTGCTGCCAATGCCTGAGCTTGCCCCTAAGTTGCAGTTGCCGGGCAAAATGCTGCAACGCATCTATCTGGAGTCTGAACCTCAACTGCCGGGGCGGGCACTTTATCAAGACCGCCAAAGCAAGCAGCGGGAATGGCGGATCTTTAATCCTTATACCGGGGAGATCCTTGGCGCGCGCCCAGCAATTAGCGAATTTTTTGCTGAGGTGATGGCATTACATCGTTGGCTACTGTTGCCCAATTCCATCGGCAGTGTGATCACTGGCACCGCGGCCTTGATGGCGATTATTCTGTTGATCGCCGGGTTTATCCGGCGCGCACCGGATCGTTTAAGCAGTATTAAAGACTGGTTATGGTGGAAGCGTGGCAGCAAGGGCCGACTGGCTTTATGGCAATTTCACGCCGTTTTAGGCACTTGGTTATTTATTCCTATCTTTATCATGGCATTGACAGGCCCTTGGTTTGCCTTTGATTGGTATCGTAGTGGGCTCAAACAGCTGCTGGCTTCTCCAGAACCGCCAACTATCAAGGCCGATGCAAACATAAGCGCCGATGCCGATGCAGTCTGGCGTAGCTTTTTAGCAGTAAAACCAGATGGCCGTTATGCCCGCTGGTATCTGCCCCGTGAAGCCAATGGCGAAGTGCGGGTGCGTTATCTGGAACCGGATGCGCCTCATTCCAGAGCGTATTCTGCGCTGACATTTGATGCGGCTGGTCATCTGCTACAGCAGCAACGTTATGCCGAACTTCGTGGCGGTGATTACCTGTTAGCTAACATGTATGCCTTCCATACTGGCAGTTATTTTGGGCTGCCGGGGCGGGTGATTTGGTCTTTGTCAGGGCTAGCTTTCGGCTCTTTTGCGATTACCGGTATCTGGCTGTTTTTCAATCGGCGGGCGCGTCCTAAGGAACAGGCCAGTGGCACCGCATCGACCCTGATCGCCTATGCCAGCCAGAGTGGTACTGCGGCAGCGTACGGACAGCGACTTAAGCTCTGGTTAGAACAGCAAGGACAGGGTGTCCATCTGCGCTCTATGGCGAATATGCAGCCGCAGGAGTTTGGTGCCTATCAACAGGTGTTGTTACTCGCCGCTACTTATGGTGAAGGGCAAGCGCCTGACAGTGCCTTGCTGTTCCAGCAGCAGTTGGCGGCCGCGGCTGTGAAACTCAACCATGTCAACGTGGCGGTGCTGGCCTTTGGCGACCGTCAATATCAGCAGTTCTGCGCGTTTGGGCATTGGTTAGCCCAGCGCTTCAGTGAACTTGGTGCGGCAACACTGTTGCCACTGCAAGAGGTGGATCGTGGCGCCGAACAAGCGCTGCAAGACTGGAGTGATGCGCTGGCTCAAACATTGAAACTGGAGCATGCATCATTGGCCGCCGATAGTTGGCAGTCGGCTACGTTGCTGGAAAACCGCTGTCTTAATCCCGGCAGCGACAGACCGGTACATCATCTGGAACTAGCACTGCAAGGCAGTTGGCAAGCGGGGGACATTCTTGAGGTGTTGCCCATATGGTCAGAAAGCCGCAGTCGCCAACACTTGCAACTACAAGGGCTGGATGGTGACGTGATGGTCAGCACCCCCGCCGGGATTATGCCGCTCTGGCAAGCGCAAGCGCAGTATCTGGAAGCGTTTACGGTGACAGAACACGGCTTGACGCCTCAGGCGTATGCCAATGCTGCGGCTCCGCTGACAGCCCGTAGTTATTCAATTGCTAGCATGGATAATGCGTTGCAACTGATGGTCAGGCGCGTGCTTAACAGTAACGGCTTTGAGGGGCGGGCGTCTGGGGCGTTGGCAACAGCCAAAGTTGGCAGTGAATGGCAGGTTCGACTGAAACCTCATAGCAATTTCCACCTGCCTCCGGCCGATGTGCCTTTGATACTGCTAGGCGCCGGTACCGGGCTAGCACCATATTTAGGTTTTTAG
- a CDS encoding methyl-accepting chemotaxis protein, protein MVRLLSNVSKLPHALLARMRLSLTQKVMLGLLLLVLCLLFGSVTNMLASAQVRHQVATMTDKTTPLVLKANALAQVLLNADRQLKTVPGIKDEHLTITTINNFGELQQNFAAALAQLKQIAGDNEELQSLISPLDSLDEDYFTQGKTLGQQHLAQLQALTQLDALRHQWRETAVAVAAQGVDISGLQSAMLQLLEAEDDFAMSRATDAVQQARSDAAAQPAATALSELLDKMLQMQQQYIAATTELASLTELTGGSIDYATAVLGTVDQVAHERVEQGANKIHGSLELGFWLSLGLLGVSLLLALLVAVNIYRSIKRPLLELLAVQRAAVGGDITRNVAYQSHNEFGLLADSTNQLLAHIRQLLTQLNQGAAQLTQVASENRQQAGDAHQSLEQQRQQTLQVTAAMGQMGAAVQEVAQSAAASLDSVLTMEQAVNLGREQVRETIAGSHRLAAQLQQAALSLQSVDNSSQQIGGVLDVIRGVAEQTNLLALNAAIEAARAGDHGRGFAVVASEVRTLAQQTAESANTIKSIIEQLQLGAQSTVTLMQQCQQQMDADLQQSAKADASMEDIRQLIVTVSRNSEQIASAAVEQQSTTEHISANLQQIAAITENNYQGISGFVSASQHLEQLVQAQDELVQQFRY, encoded by the coding sequence ATGGTCAGACTCTTGTCAAATGTGTCAAAACTTCCGCATGCACTACTGGCGCGGATGCGACTATCACTCACTCAAAAAGTGATGCTTGGGCTGTTGTTGTTGGTGTTGTGCCTGCTGTTTGGCAGCGTTACCAATATGCTCGCATCAGCGCAGGTGCGGCATCAGGTCGCAACGATGACCGACAAAACCACGCCTCTGGTGCTGAAAGCCAACGCCTTAGCACAAGTGTTACTGAATGCGGATCGCCAGCTAAAGACAGTTCCCGGTATTAAAGATGAACACTTGACCATCACCACTATCAACAATTTTGGCGAGTTACAGCAAAACTTTGCGGCAGCGCTGGCGCAGTTGAAACAGATTGCTGGCGACAACGAAGAGCTGCAATCGTTAATCTCCCCGCTCGATAGCTTGGATGAAGATTATTTCACACAAGGCAAAACCTTAGGGCAGCAACATCTGGCACAGCTACAGGCGCTGACTCAATTGGATGCGTTGCGGCATCAATGGCGTGAAACTGCGGTGGCTGTTGCAGCGCAGGGCGTCGATATTTCCGGTCTGCAAAGTGCGATGTTGCAACTGCTGGAAGCTGAAGATGATTTTGCCATGTCGCGAGCCACTGACGCGGTACAACAGGCGCGGAGCGATGCTGCCGCACAGCCAGCAGCCACGGCGCTCAGTGAATTGCTGGATAAAATGTTGCAGATGCAACAGCAATACATTGCCGCAACCACAGAGTTAGCATCCTTGACCGAGCTAACCGGCGGCAGTATCGATTACGCTACGGCGGTGTTGGGCACGGTCGATCAGGTCGCTCATGAGCGGGTGGAGCAGGGTGCAAACAAGATCCACGGCTCACTGGAACTGGGCTTCTGGTTGTCGCTCGGACTCCTGGGGGTATCATTGCTATTGGCGCTGCTGGTGGCGGTGAATATCTACCGCTCCATTAAGCGTCCGCTGCTGGAATTGCTAGCCGTACAGCGTGCGGCGGTGGGCGGCGATATTACCCGTAATGTGGCTTACCAAAGTCATAATGAGTTTGGGTTACTGGCTGACAGCACCAATCAGCTACTGGCGCATATTCGCCAGTTACTGACGCAACTGAATCAGGGTGCGGCACAGTTAACACAAGTTGCCAGCGAGAATCGGCAACAGGCAGGTGATGCCCACCAATCATTGGAGCAACAACGGCAACAAACGCTGCAAGTCACCGCTGCTATGGGGCAGATGGGCGCCGCGGTGCAAGAAGTGGCACAGTCTGCCGCCGCATCGCTGGACAGCGTGCTGACCATGGAACAGGCGGTAAACTTGGGCCGTGAACAGGTGCGCGAGACTATTGCAGGAAGTCACCGACTGGCGGCACAGTTGCAACAGGCGGCGCTGTCGCTGCAAAGTGTCGATAACTCTTCGCAGCAGATAGGTGGCGTGCTGGATGTTATTCGCGGTGTGGCAGAACAGACCAACCTGCTGGCATTGAACGCCGCCATCGAAGCCGCCCGCGCCGGTGATCATGGCCGTGGTTTTGCGGTGGTTGCCAGTGAAGTGCGTACTTTGGCGCAACAGACCGCCGAATCAGCCAACACCATTAAGAGTATCATTGAGCAGTTGCAACTGGGGGCTCAAAGCACGGTGACGCTCATGCAGCAGTGTCAGCAGCAAATGGATGCCGATCTGCAACAAAGTGCCAAGGCGGATGCCAGTATGGAAGATATTCGCCAGTTGATCGTCACGGTAAGCCGAAACAGTGAACAGATAGCCAGTGCTGCGGTGGAACAACAGAGTACCACGGAACATATTTCGGCAAATCTGCAACAGATTGCCGCCATCACCGAAAACAACTACCAAGGCATTAGCGGATTTGTTAGCGCTAGCCAACATCTGGAACAACTGGTGCAGGCTCAGGATGAGCTGGTACAACAATTCCGTTATTGA
- a CDS encoding efflux RND transporter periplasmic adaptor subunit — MKKSSKRKLVILVIIALVVLAAVLFVTMRKPPAPSYATEAVHRGNIENTVLANGMLQAYKLVSVGAQVSGQIKNLPVTLGQQIKKGDLIAQIDSLSQQNNLKEAQASLNSINAQYRAKQAQIKQAQLEYDRQKAMLADNASSRAEYESADATLTVYQAELKQLQAQKEQAEIQVDSAKVNLGYTTISAPMDGTVVYTAVEVGQTVNANQTTPTIVEIAQLDTMTIKAQISEADVVNVHPGQEVYFTILGKPYHKYRAKLRAIEPGPTSMDGNDKDMTSSDSDAIYFNGLFDVENPDRILRIGMTAQVSIVLKQAKDVLLVPAQILVQKSGRPQNTAAKNSTPAASQPSAGEHKRPVTNNAGVNYLVPVLVNGQVQYRDVKVGINNKINAEITDGLKEGEEVIIGMPSSDSDNRFRRPPMRF; from the coding sequence ATGAAAAAGTCTTCCAAACGCAAACTGGTGATCTTGGTGATCATCGCACTGGTTGTACTGGCTGCCGTGCTGTTCGTTACGATGCGTAAGCCGCCAGCGCCAAGCTACGCGACTGAAGCGGTACACCGTGGCAACATTGAAAACACTGTGCTAGCCAACGGCATGTTGCAAGCCTATAAGCTGGTAAGTGTTGGTGCCCAGGTATCGGGGCAGATCAAAAACCTGCCAGTGACCTTGGGGCAGCAAATCAAAAAAGGCGATTTGATTGCGCAGATAGACAGCTTGAGCCAACAGAATAATCTGAAAGAAGCCCAAGCATCACTCAACAGCATCAATGCGCAATACCGAGCAAAACAGGCACAAATCAAGCAAGCGCAGCTGGAATATGACCGCCAGAAAGCGATGCTGGCAGACAATGCCAGTTCTCGCGCCGAATATGAAAGTGCTGATGCCACGCTGACGGTTTACCAAGCGGAACTGAAACAGTTACAAGCGCAAAAAGAACAGGCAGAAATTCAAGTCGACAGCGCCAAAGTCAATCTGGGGTACACCACCATTAGTGCGCCGATGGATGGCACTGTGGTTTATACCGCCGTTGAAGTCGGTCAAACTGTGAACGCCAATCAAACCACCCCGACCATAGTGGAGATTGCTCAGTTGGATACTATGACCATCAAGGCCCAGATCTCCGAGGCCGATGTGGTGAACGTCCATCCAGGGCAGGAAGTGTATTTCACCATTCTCGGCAAGCCGTACCACAAGTATCGCGCCAAACTACGTGCCATCGAACCGGGCCCGACCTCCATGGATGGCAACGACAAAGATATGACCTCCAGCGATTCTGATGCCATCTATTTCAACGGGTTGTTTGATGTTGAGAATCCCGATCGCATATTGCGCATTGGCATGACCGCACAAGTGTCTATCGTATTGAAACAAGCCAAAGATGTGTTGCTGGTGCCCGCACAAATCCTGGTGCAAAAGAGTGGCCGCCCTCAAAATACCGCGGCTAAAAACTCAACACCTGCGGCCTCACAGCCATCTGCTGGCGAACATAAACGTCCGGTAACGAATAACGCTGGCGTTAACTATCTGGTGCCAGTGCTGGTAAATGGGCAGGTGCAATATCGTGATGTCAAAGTCGGCATCAATAACAAAATCAATGCTGAAATTACTGACGGGCTCAAAGAGGGTGAAGAAGTGATCATCGGCATGCCGTCCTCTGACAGTGATAATCGTTTCCGTCGCCCGCCAATGAGATTTTAA